In Candidatus Nitronauta litoralis, one DNA window encodes the following:
- a CDS encoding tetratricopeptide repeat protein, which yields MLTLVFGHTVYSVSVVLSAFMAGLGFGSYVFGHAMDRLINQQDAGKEPLAALKTYAFIELSIGIMAAGLSVLFAEFDFIYGWMHNWLPESPLVLDGLKAVLSFGLIFLPTALMGATLPIISRYYVTDNSRMNTQVGLLYSLNTLGAAAGCLLTGFFFIASFGVLETALAAAALNLAIGVGTWRLYQERAEGKNGTIQFPRLTLPKLKWTKDSQLWLLVSFVCGFTALAYEVLWTRLLVFSISSTVYAFSLMLAVFLVGISLGSGLAVPIMNRVQNLRTPLLMIQGLVGFYSLLTLFNMQKILSPPWNSYNLEKPLNTFSTYFFDSAALMLPPTLLLGMSFPILIKLAAGDQKNIGVGTGQIYAANTLGAILGSLVAGFFLLPGFGVEASLVLVATLNLLMVPVLFRTGSYATHKMRRVLTIGMAALILLMNLALPDQMLTGFFMRDSTGNRDVKHLLHFSEGITDTVAVFQDPLGQVEPNAKRLITNGISMSASNKIASRYMKLLAHVPVLLSDNPDEVLVICFGTGQTAGAAGLHPRVGQVDVVELSKSVIEAGSAFRQENHNVLQNPKVNIIIQDGRNHLLTTRKQYDVITGEPPPPRTAFTVNLYTQDYYEMARARLKPGGLMVQWVPLHSQSAAEVDQNFATFLSVFPHTIAFLTVANEIMLVGSDQPIELDFKKLQQRMNDPVIKLALDSLYIENAQALLSNIWFFEEDLHRLSENQSLITDNHPSLEFYLDKGPVIGVASQERLIFNRTPGETILSRIRNMDRENRQRFKDYFKAMDFYQRGVMYGNRKILLEAINLVENDELIRYHLQAGTEQVARLLAAIEEDPENLEAMVELGHAWYQLGEYEKSAMILRRVRERVPDNPAAMLYLGYNMMELGQYEGAQKLLKEATRKDPRQMRSVLQQIAFIQLLQQQSKSPDDTGLLLATAQFYNMREDYTRALEFSKKVLDSDQLHEKALQSAMFSYRGLGRPRDVLALGAHYKLVNPDDITYQYLMAEMLAKTLQCDKAIPYFEKVIEKDDTYRKALKMLRDCKRILEKSGVSEGKSREAA from the coding sequence ATGTTGACCCTGGTATTCGGGCACACCGTATATTCCGTTTCGGTGGTGCTTTCTGCTTTTATGGCCGGGCTTGGATTTGGAAGCTACGTATTCGGCCATGCGATGGACCGCTTGATAAATCAACAGGATGCCGGCAAAGAACCTCTGGCGGCTCTCAAGACCTACGCCTTTATTGAACTCAGTATCGGAATCATGGCGGCTGGGTTGTCCGTATTGTTTGCAGAGTTTGACTTTATTTATGGTTGGATGCACAACTGGTTGCCGGAGTCTCCTCTGGTGTTGGATGGTTTAAAGGCCGTGCTGTCTTTTGGCCTGATCTTTCTGCCCACTGCGTTGATGGGAGCCACCCTCCCGATCATCAGCCGGTATTACGTCACCGATAACAGTCGAATGAACACCCAGGTGGGATTGCTCTACTCCCTGAACACACTGGGAGCCGCAGCCGGTTGTTTGCTGACCGGATTTTTCTTCATTGCTTCTTTTGGTGTTTTAGAGACCGCTCTGGCTGCAGCGGCACTCAACCTTGCCATTGGGGTGGGCACCTGGCGGTTGTATCAGGAAAGAGCTGAGGGTAAAAACGGGACCATTCAATTTCCACGGCTCACACTTCCCAAACTGAAATGGACAAAAGACAGTCAACTGTGGCTGTTGGTCAGTTTTGTTTGCGGGTTCACCGCGCTGGCCTATGAGGTGTTGTGGACCCGGCTTCTGGTGTTCAGTATTTCGAGTACCGTGTATGCATTCAGCCTTATGCTCGCTGTCTTTCTAGTCGGGATCAGTCTCGGCAGCGGACTGGCAGTTCCAATCATGAACCGAGTGCAGAACCTGCGGACTCCACTACTTATGATTCAGGGGCTTGTCGGGTTTTACAGTTTGTTGACTTTATTTAACATGCAAAAGATTTTGTCTCCTCCCTGGAACAGTTACAATCTGGAGAAACCATTAAACACATTTTCTACATATTTTTTTGATTCAGCAGCCCTGATGCTGCCACCAACCTTGTTGCTCGGGATGAGTTTTCCGATCCTGATAAAACTGGCAGCCGGTGATCAAAAAAATATTGGTGTCGGTACCGGGCAGATTTACGCGGCCAACACTCTTGGCGCAATTCTCGGCTCTCTTGTCGCCGGGTTTTTCCTGTTGCCCGGATTTGGCGTTGAAGCCAGCCTGGTTCTGGTGGCCACGCTCAACCTCCTCATGGTGCCGGTTTTGTTCCGCACCGGTAGCTACGCCACACACAAAATGCGCCGCGTGTTAACCATTGGAATGGCAGCCTTGATTCTTTTAATGAATCTGGCTTTGCCGGATCAAATGTTAACCGGGTTTTTCATGCGCGACAGTACCGGAAACCGTGACGTTAAACATCTCCTTCATTTTTCCGAAGGCATTACCGATACGGTAGCCGTTTTTCAGGATCCCCTGGGGCAAGTGGAACCGAACGCAAAACGTTTGATCACCAACGGTATTTCAATGTCCGCTTCAAACAAAATCGCCTCTCGCTACATGAAATTATTAGCGCATGTTCCTGTGCTTTTGTCGGACAACCCGGATGAAGTGCTGGTGATCTGTTTTGGTACCGGCCAGACTGCGGGTGCCGCCGGGCTCCATCCGCGTGTGGGGCAGGTCGATGTGGTGGAACTTTCCAAAAGTGTGATCGAGGCGGGTTCTGCGTTCAGGCAGGAAAACCACAATGTGCTCCAAAACCCGAAAGTCAACATCATCATTCAGGACGGGCGCAATCATCTGTTGACCACGCGAAAGCAATACGATGTGATCACCGGTGAGCCGCCGCCCCCCAGAACCGCATTCACCGTCAATTTGTACACGCAGGATTACTACGAAATGGCCAGAGCCCGCTTGAAACCTGGCGGACTGATGGTGCAGTGGGTGCCTCTTCACAGCCAGAGTGCAGCTGAAGTAGATCAAAATTTTGCTACTTTCCTTTCCGTTTTCCCGCACACCATAGCTTTTTTAACTGTTGCCAACGAGATCATGCTGGTGGGTTCTGATCAACCTATCGAGCTTGATTTTAAAAAACTGCAACAACGGATGAATGATCCGGTAATCAAGCTGGCCCTCGACAGCCTGTATATCGAAAACGCGCAGGCTCTTCTATCTAATATCTGGTTTTTCGAAGAAGACCTCCATCGCTTGTCTGAAAACCAGAGTCTTATAACGGATAACCACCCCTCCCTGGAGTTTTATCTTGATAAAGGCCCGGTCATTGGTGTTGCCAGCCAGGAACGGCTGATTTTTAACCGGACACCAGGCGAGACTATTTTGTCCCGAATCAGGAACATGGATAGGGAGAACCGCCAGCGATTTAAGGACTATTTCAAGGCAATGGATTTTTATCAACGGGGTGTGATGTATGGCAATCGTAAAATCCTGCTGGAGGCCATCAATCTGGTGGAAAATGACGAACTGATTCGCTATCACCTTCAGGCCGGGACCGAACAGGTGGCGCGACTGTTAGCTGCCATCGAAGAGGATCCAGAAAACCTGGAAGCTATGGTCGAGTTGGGTCATGCCTGGTATCAGTTGGGAGAATATGAAAAGAGCGCGATGATATTAAGGCGTGTACGGGAAAGGGTACCGGATAATCCGGCCGCGATGCTGTACCTCGGTTATAACATGATGGAATTGGGCCAATATGAGGGAGCGCAGAAGTTACTGAAGGAGGCTACGCGCAAAGATCCCCGGCAGATGCGTTCCGTGTTGCAACAAATTGCTTTTATCCAACTTCTCCAGCAACAAAGTAAATCACCGGATGATACGGGACTCCTCCTGGCCACAGCGCAGTTTTATAATATGCGGGAAGACTACACCCGGGCTCTTGAATTCTCGAAGAAAGTTCTGGATTCGGACCAGTTGCATGAAAAGGCCCTGCAAAGCGCAATGTTCAGTTACCGGGGGTTGGGCAGACCTCGCGATGTTCTGGCCCTTGGGGCTCACTACAAGCTGGTCAATCCGGACGATATCACTTACCAATACCTGATGGCTGAAATGTTGGCGAAAACACTTCAGTGTGACAAGGCTATCCCCTATTTCGAAAAGGTCATTGAAAAGGACGACACCTATCGAAAAGCGCTCAAAATGTTGCGGGATTGCAAACGAATTCTGGAGAAATCAGGTGTGTCAGAGGGCAAATCCAGGGAAGCCGCCTAG
- a CDS encoding response regulator: MFSHTKTSSKFFSAKILIVDDEIGNLKVLKRMLNKVGYQNILTAQGGQEGVDLYTKEQPDLMVLDLKMPGLNGIEVMSCLKKKSPVDSYHPILALTAQQDEETRLAALESGAKDFIAKPFDLAEILARINNMLEVRMLHNEIREQNKSLEQRVQERAQELEKTRQEVLDRLGRASEYRDNETGMHVIRIGLFTETLAREVGLPDRECELLLQASPLHDVGKIGIPDEILLKPGKLNHEEWEIMKTHCRIGAEILSGSNSDLLMKAEVIALNHHERWAGNGYPNGLSAEEIPLEARIVSICDVFDALTSKRPHRKPWSPEKAMEEIESKSGKLFDPKLVQAFKKCLPKLAEIADQYSDENEFYP, translated from the coding sequence ATGTTCTCGCACACCAAAACCTCTTCAAAATTTTTTAGTGCCAAAATTCTCATTGTAGATGACGAAATTGGTAATTTAAAAGTACTGAAACGCATGCTCAACAAGGTTGGGTACCAGAATATTTTAACTGCCCAGGGTGGGCAGGAAGGCGTTGACCTTTATACAAAGGAACAGCCGGACCTGATGGTTCTCGACTTGAAAATGCCGGGTTTAAATGGCATTGAAGTGATGAGTTGTCTTAAGAAAAAGTCTCCGGTAGACAGCTACCACCCCATCCTTGCCCTCACAGCACAACAAGATGAAGAAACCCGATTGGCTGCTTTGGAAAGTGGTGCCAAGGATTTCATCGCAAAACCATTTGACCTGGCCGAAATTCTGGCCCGCATCAACAATATGCTGGAAGTCCGGATGCTGCATAATGAAATACGCGAGCAAAACAAGTCTCTGGAACAAAGGGTTCAGGAACGCGCCCAGGAATTGGAAAAAACCCGTCAGGAAGTTCTGGATCGGCTGGGGAGAGCTTCAGAATACAGGGACAATGAAACCGGTATGCACGTCATCCGCATCGGCCTGTTTACAGAAACCCTGGCTCGGGAGGTAGGGCTACCCGACAGGGAATGCGAACTGTTATTGCAGGCAAGTCCATTACACGATGTTGGTAAAATTGGCATCCCCGACGAAATTCTTCTGAAACCGGGAAAACTGAACCACGAGGAATGGGAGATCATGAAAACCCATTGCAGGATCGGGGCGGAAATTCTTTCGGGAAGCAATTCGGATCTGTTAATGAAAGCTGAAGTGATTGCCCTCAACCATCATGAACGGTGGGCTGGAAATGGTTATCCAAATGGTCTCTCAGCAGAGGAAATTCCTCTGGAAGCCCGGATCGTTTCCATCTGCGATGTATTTGATGCGTTGACCAGTAAACGCCCCCACAGAAAGCCATGGTCCCCAGAGAAGGCAATGGAAGAAATCGAATCAAAAAGCGGAAAGCTGTTTGACCCCAAACTGGTCCAGGCATTTAAAAAGTGCCTGCCAAAGCTGGCTGAAATTGCCGATCAATACTCCGATGAAAACGAGTTTTATCCTTAA
- a CDS encoding aldo/keto reductase, translating to MEYRRFGKTGESISVLTLGGMRFTHGWDPPRSHLPKTSIDNAVQTVRHALDVGINHIETAHGYMKSEHLFGLALDELKVPREQYKMMTKGAPMTADDTFRLVEEQLQTLRLDYIDFYGWHGINNEERLNAACKAGGPVEALLKLREQGLIRHIGFSTHAPLNILMKAIETDLFSFVNLHFYYFFQHNLPAVKLAGSKDMGILIISPNDKGGQLWNPSQKVEELCSPQSATQFNGRFCLSHPEVTTLTLGMHATEHFDSNLRMLENHQYSSETDQEIKARLDQPLEQLNSRCTYCLECLPCPENINIPEVLRFRNMLVAYDMRSFGKYRYNMLERKGHWFPGEFASHCTQCGDCLPRCPENLDIPRLLKETHHRLFNPRLWIKNKLFDWFGGIWKILKRILKKY from the coding sequence ATGGAATACCGGCGCTTTGGTAAAACCGGTGAGTCCATATCCGTATTAACTCTGGGAGGAATGCGGTTCACTCACGGATGGGATCCACCTCGAAGCCACCTGCCGAAAACCTCTATTGACAACGCTGTCCAAACGGTTCGTCATGCCTTGGATGTTGGCATTAACCACATTGAAACGGCACATGGGTATATGAAGAGTGAGCATCTGTTCGGTCTCGCGCTGGACGAATTAAAAGTTCCCAGGGAACAATACAAAATGATGACGAAGGGCGCTCCCATGACAGCTGACGATACCTTCAGGCTGGTTGAGGAACAACTGCAAACTCTTCGGTTGGACTATATCGACTTTTATGGATGGCATGGCATTAATAACGAAGAACGCCTGAATGCGGCCTGCAAAGCCGGTGGCCCGGTAGAGGCTCTTTTAAAGCTTCGGGAACAGGGATTGATACGTCACATTGGTTTTTCCACACACGCTCCGCTGAATATTTTGATGAAAGCTATCGAAACCGACCTGTTCAGTTTCGTCAATCTCCATTTCTATTATTTTTTCCAGCACAATCTTCCGGCAGTAAAACTGGCTGGTTCAAAAGATATGGGGATTCTCATCATTTCGCCAAATGACAAAGGGGGGCAGTTGTGGAATCCCTCGCAAAAAGTAGAAGAACTTTGTTCTCCTCAGTCAGCCACTCAATTTAACGGACGGTTTTGCCTGAGTCATCCCGAAGTCACCACCCTCACGCTCGGCATGCATGCTACGGAACATTTTGATTCCAACCTCAGGATGCTTGAAAACCATCAGTATTCAAGTGAGACCGATCAAGAAATCAAGGCACGGTTGGATCAACCTCTTGAGCAATTAAATTCGCGCTGCACTTATTGCCTGGAGTGCCTGCCATGCCCGGAGAACATAAACATCCCGGAAGTACTCCGTTTCCGCAATATGCTGGTTGCGTATGACATGCGCTCTTTTGGAAAGTACCGTTACAACATGCTCGAAAGAAAAGGACACTGGTTTCCCGGCGAGTTTGCATCCCATTGCACTCAATGTGGAGATTGTCTTCCACGATGCCCTGAGAACCTGGATATTCCCCGCCTTTTAAAAGAAACTCACCACAGGCTATTCAATCCCAGGCTTTGGATTAAAAATAAACTATTCGATTGGTTCGGCGGTATCTGGAAAATATTGAAACGAATCCTGAAAAAATACTGA
- a CDS encoding DNA repair exonuclease, which produces MNEFRFIHCSDLHIDSPFKGIMQSDSALAAKLREGTSKAWLNIVKLALKEKVDAVFISGDIFDGADRSLRAQFKFREGLSQLSQAGIPSFIVNGNHDPLDSWSRALSFPEGVTVFSGEQVECFPVIKDGRALAQIYGISFPQRDVQENLAKRFKVTPRDGFNIGLLHANVGGNTDHDSYAPCNLDDLKSDGMDYWALGHIHKREVLSAANPAVVYCGNSQARHFKEAEPKGCCLVTLREKSEPDIEFVATDAVRFSTLNLDLTGITNLEKMMQAARDGLQTLMNGAGDRSVVLRLLLTGRTGLRMEWQQDGALADIASELADSFGNRELSIELVDHTRGLHNLEALREGKDFFADLISLYDETLTAPEDELRDVVADLFSQWKGKAALDSLSEEDLKELLEEARDLTLDRLHLTDEVG; this is translated from the coding sequence ATGAACGAATTCCGCTTCATACATTGCTCTGACCTGCATATCGACAGCCCGTTCAAAGGGATCATGCAATCAGACTCTGCCCTTGCAGCTAAATTGAGGGAGGGGACCTCCAAAGCCTGGCTCAATATTGTGAAGCTCGCGCTCAAGGAAAAAGTCGATGCGGTTTTCATCTCCGGTGATATTTTTGATGGTGCCGACCGAAGCCTCCGCGCCCAATTCAAATTCCGCGAAGGGTTGAGCCAGTTGTCCCAGGCGGGTATTCCCTCCTTTATTGTCAACGGCAATCACGACCCGCTCGACTCCTGGTCACGAGCCCTCAGTTTCCCGGAAGGGGTGACCGTTTTTTCCGGAGAGCAGGTTGAATGTTTTCCGGTAATCAAGGATGGGCGCGCCCTGGCGCAGATCTATGGCATCAGCTTTCCTCAGCGCGATGTCCAGGAGAACCTGGCGAAACGGTTTAAGGTAACCCCGCGCGATGGTTTCAACATCGGCCTCCTGCACGCCAACGTCGGCGGTAATACAGACCATGACAGCTATGCTCCCTGCAACCTCGACGATTTGAAATCAGATGGTATGGATTACTGGGCTCTGGGTCACATTCATAAACGCGAAGTTTTGTCTGCCGCAAATCCGGCGGTCGTTTATTGCGGAAATTCCCAGGCTCGCCATTTTAAAGAGGCGGAGCCCAAGGGCTGCTGTCTGGTAACACTGCGGGAGAAGAGCGAGCCCGACATCGAGTTTGTTGCCACTGATGCGGTACGGTTTTCAACGTTGAATCTGGATCTCACTGGAATCACCAACCTCGAAAAAATGATGCAGGCGGCGCGTGATGGTCTGCAGACTCTGATGAATGGAGCCGGGGACCGGAGCGTTGTTTTGCGTCTGTTGCTTACGGGTCGCACCGGGTTACGCATGGAATGGCAACAGGACGGAGCTTTGGCCGATATTGCCTCTGAGTTGGCCGATAGCTTCGGCAATCGTGAACTTTCAATTGAGCTGGTCGACCATACCCGGGGACTGCACAATCTGGAGGCTCTGCGCGAGGGTAAGGATTTTTTTGCCGATTTGATTTCTCTTTATGATGAAACCCTCACAGCACCGGAAGATGAACTCAGGGATGTAGTCGCGGATCTTTTTTCGCAATGGAAAGGCAAAGCTGCGCTGGATTCGCTCAGCGAAGAAGACTTGAAAGAATTGCTGGAAGAGGCACGGGATTTGACGCTCGACCGCCTCCACCTGACCGATGAGGTGGGCTGA
- a CDS encoding AAA family ATPase, whose amino-acid sequence MQLREIHIDSFGATRELKLTGLAPGINVLYGPNEYGKSTVMEFVRRVLFGYKVSTKHNAYQAEGKNYGGRLAVETSDGKNAVIARTKGPHGGPVTITLGNESLEGEPALKQLLGHASKDLFNNVYAFTLDELQDLDSLGADEVKNRIYGAGMGLNRVSLSKVMEGLGKEKEDLFKKQGSIPKINSLYKEYEGLSKDIRGLSENLPAYDRCVEERNTLETQCIELEEKLAADEKLKRDLELRLELYPVYLDLDEAHRELETLGPRISFRENTREHHEKLVEELAGISRQISEEKGRLNQLQTQLGSLKVPQAFLEKSHDVEWMRQKIEQVKSAKEDLITCQHDQDRAEDQIQADIKTFDPDWDEERVKQFTLTGSDLSEAEAFAQSLQALEQRARDATSRLDYHRQQKAAAESGKSKIPGWLNSFVYGFAAVAAGLLIGAAVVGSIGLALGGVLVAALAGLLLFNIKKRSDDFETEDLTEANLEMECRQATEARDIEHERWRDWAGAKGLSRQLAPHKIELTWGRIREIKGRISDRENLGRRIAEMQKVLDEAQDKVEGIAPHIDDFQAGPDLIANLSLICKSWDQARGREEESRQLMSRIEEQTGRIARLEEQSAVSLEAKATLVKEAGVENDDAFKERLELFSRQTALENKQQDARRRIQERVGGGGDYKLFVESLGRTKPNELEAELERIAQRLEENRAESRRLRESMGKLEGEAERLVSEETLLEKQTQQESLRAEINRHAREWAKRALAEALLKKAKDRYEKTRQPGVIVAAAKRFERITEGRYQNIIKRFEEDNLVIQDKDLRETGVVEMSRGTREQLYLSLRLGLIEEYESRAEPLPIIMDDVFVNFDDDRKPRVLELLKEFTAKRQVLLMTCHRDTRDLCLAHGAKAVEW is encoded by the coding sequence ATGCAACTGCGCGAAATCCATATCGACAGTTTCGGCGCCACCCGGGAATTGAAACTGACTGGACTGGCTCCTGGAATCAATGTCCTGTACGGCCCCAATGAATACGGGAAATCGACCGTCATGGAATTTGTCCGCCGGGTGTTGTTCGGGTATAAGGTGTCGACCAAACACAACGCCTATCAGGCTGAAGGGAAAAATTACGGGGGTCGGCTTGCAGTTGAAACCTCCGATGGAAAAAACGCGGTCATCGCACGAACCAAAGGCCCGCACGGGGGACCGGTCACGATCACTCTCGGCAATGAATCTTTAGAGGGCGAGCCTGCTCTGAAACAGTTGCTAGGCCACGCTTCCAAAGACCTGTTCAACAATGTCTACGCTTTTACTCTGGATGAATTGCAGGATCTGGATTCGCTAGGGGCGGATGAAGTAAAAAACCGGATTTACGGCGCGGGTATGGGCCTCAATCGGGTATCACTCAGCAAGGTGATGGAGGGGCTGGGAAAAGAAAAAGAGGACTTGTTTAAAAAACAGGGGAGCATACCTAAAATAAATTCCCTCTATAAAGAATACGAAGGCTTGTCCAAAGACATCCGTGGCTTGAGCGAAAACCTCCCGGCCTATGATCGTTGTGTTGAAGAACGGAATACTCTGGAAACACAATGCATCGAGCTGGAAGAAAAACTGGCTGCCGATGAAAAGCTGAAGCGCGATCTGGAACTGCGTCTCGAACTGTACCCGGTTTATCTGGATCTGGATGAGGCGCACCGGGAACTGGAAACGCTGGGTCCGAGAATTTCGTTTCGGGAAAACACCCGCGAACATCATGAAAAACTGGTAGAGGAACTCGCCGGGATTTCGCGTCAGATCTCCGAAGAGAAAGGCCGGCTGAATCAATTGCAGACACAGTTGGGCAGTCTCAAGGTCCCGCAGGCCTTTCTTGAAAAATCCCATGACGTGGAGTGGATGCGGCAGAAAATCGAGCAGGTAAAATCTGCAAAGGAAGACCTCATCACCTGTCAGCACGATCAGGACCGCGCCGAGGATCAGATTCAGGCGGATATCAAAACATTCGACCCGGATTGGGATGAGGAAAGGGTGAAACAGTTCACGCTCACCGGTTCGGACCTTTCTGAAGCAGAGGCTTTTGCTCAGTCTCTACAAGCATTGGAACAACGTGCGCGCGATGCCACCTCGCGACTGGACTACCACCGTCAGCAAAAAGCTGCCGCAGAGTCCGGCAAAAGTAAAATCCCCGGATGGCTCAACTCGTTTGTTTATGGATTTGCCGCTGTTGCGGCGGGACTTCTCATTGGCGCCGCCGTGGTCGGTTCTATCGGTCTGGCGCTGGGTGGGGTGTTGGTTGCGGCGTTGGCCGGGTTGCTCTTATTCAATATTAAAAAACGTTCGGATGATTTTGAAACCGAAGACTTAACCGAAGCGAATCTTGAAATGGAATGTCGGCAGGCTACGGAAGCCCGTGACATAGAACACGAACGCTGGCGCGACTGGGCTGGAGCAAAAGGCTTATCCCGACAACTTGCGCCGCACAAGATTGAATTGACCTGGGGCCGAATCCGGGAAATAAAGGGACGGATTTCCGACCGGGAAAACCTCGGACGCAGGATCGCAGAAATGCAGAAGGTCCTCGACGAAGCCCAGGATAAAGTCGAGGGGATTGCACCGCACATTGATGATTTCCAGGCGGGACCCGACCTGATCGCCAACCTGTCACTCATCTGCAAGAGTTGGGATCAGGCACGGGGACGGGAAGAAGAGAGTCGTCAATTAATGTCGCGCATCGAAGAGCAGACAGGTCGTATCGCACGCCTCGAAGAACAGTCAGCCGTGTCCCTTGAGGCGAAGGCGACTCTTGTGAAAGAAGCCGGAGTGGAAAACGATGACGCATTTAAAGAGAGGCTGGAATTGTTTTCGAGGCAGACGGCTCTTGAAAATAAACAACAGGACGCCCGGCGCAGGATCCAGGAGCGGGTAGGGGGCGGGGGTGACTATAAGTTATTTGTTGAATCACTGGGTCGGACCAAACCCAATGAGCTTGAAGCCGAGCTGGAACGCATCGCGCAACGGCTGGAGGAAAACCGGGCGGAGTCCCGCCGATTACGGGAGTCGATGGGAAAACTGGAGGGCGAGGCCGAGCGGCTGGTTTCTGAAGAGACTCTGCTTGAAAAGCAGACGCAGCAGGAGTCGCTGCGTGCGGAAATCAACAGACATGCACGGGAGTGGGCGAAGCGGGCGTTGGCCGAGGCACTTTTAAAGAAAGCCAAAGATCGTTATGAAAAAACGCGCCAGCCGGGAGTGATTGTAGCGGCGGCGAAGCGGTTCGAACGTATCACCGAAGGAAGGTATCAGAACATTATCAAACGTTTTGAAGAGGACAACCTGGTGATTCAGGACAAGGACCTTCGCGAAACAGGAGTGGTCGAGATGAGTCGCGGCACACGCGAGCAGTTGTATTTGTCTTTGCGGCTCGGATTGATAGAAGAGTATGAAAGCCGCGCTGAACCGTTACCGATTATTATGGACGATGTGTTCGTTAATTTTGATGACGACCGCAAACCGCGCGTGCTGGAGTTGCTAAAAGAGTTCACGGCCAAGCGGCAGGTGTTGTTGATGACCTGCCACCGCGACACCCGGGACCTTTGTCTGGCTCACGGAGCCAAAGCAGTGGAGTGGTAG
- a CDS encoding MOSC domain-containing protein, producing MTGEILSTSEIGQNGLWGDRGYAIIDKADGKVATAKNPKKWPSLLNYQATIKDLASNNSISPVTIKFPDGTLVSSDQSGIDEKLSQAFGREVFLARTESGKIAGVQSPIPDSWTASSEEYNLDLDGRVEKESVTDFELPEGTFFDAAKLHLLTTSTLSRLSEIYPEGEFNIQRFRPNIVVETIGTENSFVENEWIGHTLVLGNEVRLKVTEACPRCVMTTLGQGDLPKDTGILRTAAQHNQGYIGVYATVVQSGKIKQGDSVRLEKG from the coding sequence ATGACAGGAGAAATATTGTCAACTTCTGAAATAGGCCAGAACGGGTTATGGGGAGATCGGGGCTACGCTATTATCGACAAAGCGGATGGGAAAGTCGCCACAGCAAAGAACCCCAAAAAATGGCCCAGTCTTCTGAACTACCAGGCCACAATCAAGGATCTCGCCTCAAATAACTCGATATCTCCGGTCACCATTAAATTTCCTGATGGCACTCTTGTCAGCAGTGACCAGTCTGGAATTGACGAGAAACTATCCCAAGCCTTTGGCCGCGAGGTCTTTCTCGCGAGGACGGAAAGTGGAAAAATAGCAGGTGTCCAGTCACCCATTCCCGATTCCTGGACAGCAAGCTCGGAAGAGTACAATCTGGATCTGGATGGTCGGGTGGAAAAAGAATCAGTTACCGATTTTGAATTACCCGAAGGGACGTTTTTCGATGCGGCTAAATTGCATCTCTTAACCACTTCCACTCTTTCCCGGTTGAGCGAAATCTATCCTGAGGGCGAATTTAACATCCAGCGGTTTCGTCCCAACATCGTTGTCGAAACGATCGGCACTGAAAATAGTTTTGTTGAAAATGAATGGATTGGACATACGCTCGTCCTGGGGAATGAGGTCCGGCTCAAAGTAACAGAAGCATGTCCCCGTTGCGTGATGACGACTTTAGGCCAAGGTGACCTCCCAAAAGATACTGGCATTTTGCGAACGGCGGCTCAGCACAATCAAGGTTATATCGGAGTGTATGCAACGGTTGTTCAAAGCGGCAAAATTAAACAGGGTGACTCGGTTCGGCTTGAGAAAGGTTGA
- a CDS encoding thioredoxin family protein, whose product MKKAVFYHAGCPVCVTAEDMVSQAIDPAKYSLEVVHFAEKPDQIATAEAKGVKSVPALVLDNEVFHINFGASMADVKAS is encoded by the coding sequence ATGAAAAAGGCTGTTTTTTACCACGCGGGTTGTCCGGTATGTGTGACTGCAGAAGACATGGTCAGCCAGGCTATTGATCCTGCAAAATATTCGCTTGAAGTGGTTCATTTCGCTGAAAAACCGGATCAAATTGCAACGGCTGAAGCAAAAGGTGTGAAATCGGTTCCTGCATTGGTACTGGACAATGAAGTTTTTCATATCAACTTTGGTGCCTCCATGGCGGATGTAAAAGCTTCCTAA